From Acidimicrobiales bacterium, one genomic window encodes:
- the thiL gene encoding thiamine-phosphate kinase: MTGEFAVVDRLRRALPGPPAGQTWIGDDAAVVGPPAGALVLTSDAVVAGVHFDLSLVSLDDVGWKAVSVAVSDVAAMGCRPMYALMTVCGPPDLDVDLLYEGVAQAIDAYGCPVVGGDLVGAGQLVVSVAVAGETGHRTPVLRAGALPGDRVFVTGRLGASAAGLRLLRDGSAAPDHPLALAHRRPRARVAEGRAARAAGATAMVDVSDGLAADLARLAAASGVGVALDAVPRAPGATPDEALSGGEDYELVFTATNAGHVAATFAEAGLAQPLGLGYCTADAGERTLAGEPLGAGGWEHEFR; the protein is encoded by the coding sequence GTGACGGGCGAGTTCGCCGTCGTCGACCGGCTGCGGCGCGCCCTCCCCGGACCGCCGGCGGGCCAGACGTGGATCGGCGACGACGCCGCCGTCGTCGGGCCTCCCGCCGGCGCGCTCGTGCTCACGTCCGACGCCGTGGTGGCCGGTGTCCACTTCGACCTCTCGCTGGTGTCGCTCGACGACGTCGGCTGGAAGGCGGTGTCGGTGGCGGTGAGCGACGTCGCCGCCATGGGGTGCCGCCCGATGTACGCGCTGATGACCGTGTGCGGCCCGCCCGACCTCGACGTCGACCTGCTCTACGAGGGGGTGGCCCAGGCGATCGACGCCTACGGGTGCCCCGTCGTGGGCGGCGACCTGGTGGGCGCCGGGCAGCTGGTCGTCTCGGTGGCGGTGGCGGGCGAGACCGGTCACCGCACCCCCGTGTTGCGGGCGGGCGCCCTGCCCGGGGACCGGGTGTTCGTCACCGGTCGGCTCGGCGCGTCGGCGGCCGGGCTCCGCCTCCTGCGGGATGGGAGCGCGGCGCCCGACCATCCCCTGGCCCTGGCCCACCGCCGGCCCCGCGCCCGGGTGGCCGAGGGGCGGGCGGCGCGGGCGGCCGGCGCGACGGCCATGGTGGACGTGTCCGACGGGTTGGCGGCGGACCTGGCCCGGCTGGCGGCGGCGTCGGGGGTCGGTGTCGCCCTCGACGCCGTGCCCCGGGCGCCCGGCGCCACCCCGGATGAGGCGCTGTCGGGGGGCGAGGACTACGAGCTGGTCTTCACCGCCACCAACGCCGGTCACGTGGCCGCCACCTTCGCCGAGGCGGGGCTCGCCCAACCACTCGGGCTCGGGTACTGCACGGCCGATGCGGGCGAGCGCACCCTGGCCGGCGAGCCGCTCGGGGCGGGCGGATGGGAGCACGAGTTCCGGTGA
- the thiD gene encoding bifunctional hydroxymethylpyrimidine kinase/phosphomethylpyrimidine kinase: MSRRRPVALTIAGTDSGGGAGVVADLKTFEAHGVWGTCAVVAVTAQNSVGVQAFETVSPALVRAQVDSVASDIGVDAAKTGMLASAQLVHVVAEAVRANRIGPLVVDPVLVSKHGDSLLADDAVDALRSALLPLATVVTPNLPEAARIVGFAVDDRQAMEAAGRALVEMGPTVAVVKGGHLGGDSSPDCLVARGAAEPVWLEGGRIAGRHTHGTGCVLSAAICAELARGMDPADACVAARHFCRRAIVAGLALGSGVGPVDPGWERLGG, encoded by the coding sequence GTGAGCCGCCGGCGACCCGTCGCGCTCACCATCGCCGGCACCGACTCGGGCGGGGGGGCCGGCGTCGTCGCCGACCTCAAGACCTTCGAGGCGCACGGCGTGTGGGGGACGTGCGCGGTGGTGGCGGTCACCGCCCAGAACTCGGTCGGCGTCCAGGCGTTCGAGACGGTCTCGCCGGCCCTGGTGCGGGCCCAGGTCGACAGCGTGGCGTCGGACATCGGCGTCGACGCGGCCAAGACGGGGATGCTGGCGTCGGCCCAGCTGGTGCACGTCGTGGCGGAGGCGGTGCGGGCTAACCGGATCGGGCCCCTGGTCGTCGACCCCGTGCTGGTGTCCAAGCACGGCGACTCCCTGCTGGCCGACGACGCGGTGGACGCCCTCCGGTCGGCGCTGCTCCCGCTGGCGACGGTGGTCACGCCCAACCTGCCGGAGGCGGCCCGCATCGTCGGCTTCGCCGTCGACGACCGGCAGGCCATGGAGGCGGCGGGCCGGGCCCTGGTCGAGATGGGCCCCACCGTGGCCGTGGTGAAGGGCGGTCACCTGGGCGGCGACTCGTCGCCCGACTGCCTGGTGGCACGCGGCGCGGCCGAGCCCGTGTGGCTGGAGGGCGGGCGCATCGCCGGCCGGCACACGCACGGGACGGGATGCGTGCTCTCGGCGGCGATCTGCGCCGAGCTGGCCCGGGGCATGGACCCGGCCGACGCCTGCGTGGCCGCCCGCCACTTCTGCCGGCGCGCCATCGTTGCCGGCTTGGCCCTCGGCTCGGGCGTCGGCCCCGTCGACCCGGGCTGGGAGCGCCTCGGCGGCTGA
- a CDS encoding ABC-F family ATP-binding cassette domain-containing protein, with product MLTASAVTFARGGRTVLDGVSLTVGPRSRIGVVGPNGVGKTTLLRVLAGLEEPDGGRVERAPATLTVGYLPQEPDARPGETLRGYLARRTGVTAAGDELDRLTSVMATDPAAVDAYSEALERFLALGGADLDARAGDVVAGVGLPADRLDVEVGALSGGQAARAALAAILLARFEVFLLDEPTNNLDFAGLDQLERFLDAVAGGVVLVSHDRAFLDRAVERIVELTEHDHRAVEYAGGWSDYVAARDLARSQQYAAFEKNEAQRRDLVDRARMQRQWAHQGVAKAKRDPKDNDKARRGFVKNRTEKQASKLRATEKRLERLEDVDKRWEGWQLRLSLAPAARSGDVVARLEKAVVERGSFTLGPVDLEVRWQERIAVLGPNGSGKTTLLRALLGDIPLAGGSRWLGPGVVVGEMDQSRVASADGQTLLRSFLAATGLPLSEGRSLLAKFALGADDVERPAAELSPGERSRAILATLMARGVNCLVLDEPTNHLDLPAIEQLEEALDDFEGTLLVVTHDRRFLEALHVTRTVELDTRSATRSTVG from the coding sequence GTGCTGACCGCCTCGGCCGTCACGTTCGCCAGGGGCGGGCGAACCGTCCTCGACGGTGTCTCGCTCACCGTCGGCCCCCGCAGCCGGATCGGCGTGGTCGGGCCCAACGGGGTGGGCAAGACGACGCTGCTGCGGGTGCTCGCCGGGTTGGAGGAGCCCGACGGCGGGCGGGTCGAGAGGGCGCCCGCCACGTTGACCGTGGGCTACCTGCCCCAGGAGCCCGACGCCCGGCCCGGGGAGACGCTGCGCGGTTACCTGGCCCGCCGGACGGGCGTGACCGCGGCGGGCGACGAGCTGGACCGCCTCACCAGCGTGATGGCCACCGACCCGGCCGCCGTCGACGCGTACTCCGAGGCGCTGGAGCGGTTCCTCGCCCTGGGCGGCGCCGACCTCGACGCCAGGGCGGGCGACGTGGTCGCCGGTGTCGGGCTGCCCGCCGACCGCCTGGACGTCGAGGTGGGCGCGCTGTCCGGCGGTCAGGCCGCTCGGGCGGCGCTGGCCGCCATCCTCCTGGCCCGCTTCGAGGTGTTCCTCCTCGACGAGCCAACCAACAACCTCGACTTCGCCGGGCTCGACCAGCTGGAGCGCTTCCTCGACGCCGTGGCGGGGGGCGTCGTGCTGGTGTCGCACGACCGCGCCTTCCTCGACCGGGCCGTCGAGCGCATCGTGGAGCTCACCGAGCACGACCACCGGGCGGTGGAGTATGCCGGCGGGTGGAGCGACTACGTGGCGGCGCGCGACCTGGCCCGCTCGCAGCAGTACGCGGCGTTCGAGAAGAACGAGGCGCAGCGGCGCGACCTTGTCGACCGGGCCCGCATGCAGCGCCAGTGGGCGCACCAGGGTGTCGCCAAGGCCAAGCGGGACCCCAAGGACAACGACAAGGCGCGGCGCGGCTTCGTCAAGAACCGCACCGAGAAGCAGGCGTCGAAGCTGCGGGCCACGGAGAAGCGGCTGGAGCGGCTGGAGGACGTCGACAAGCGGTGGGAGGGGTGGCAGCTACGGCTCAGCCTGGCCCCGGCCGCCCGCAGCGGCGATGTGGTGGCGCGCCTGGAGAAGGCAGTGGTCGAGCGGGGGAGCTTCACGCTCGGGCCCGTCGACCTCGAGGTCCGCTGGCAGGAGCGCATCGCCGTCCTCGGGCCCAACGGCAGCGGCAAGACGACGCTGCTGCGGGCCCTCCTGGGCGACATCCCCCTGGCTGGCGGCTCGCGTTGGCTCGGGCCCGGCGTGGTGGTCGGCGAGATGGACCAGTCGCGGGTCGCGTCGGCGGACGGGCAGACCCTGCTCCGCTCGTTCCTGGCGGCCACCGGGCTGCCGCTGTCGGAGGGGCGGTCGCTGCTCGCCAAGTTCGCCCTCGGGGCCGACGACGTCGAGCGCCCGGCGGCCGAGCTGTCGCCGGGCGAGCGCAGCCGCGCCATCCTCGCCACCCTCATGGCCCGGGGCGTCAACTGCCTCGTCCTCGACGAGCCGACCAACCACCTCGACCTGCCCGCCATCGAGCAGCTGGAGGAGGCGCTCGACGACTTCGAGGGGACCCTGCTCGTCGTCACGCACGACCGCCGCTTCCTCGAGGCGCTGCACGTCACCCGGACCGTCGAGCTCGACACCCGCAGCGCCACCCGGTCGACCGTCGGCTGA
- a CDS encoding class I SAM-dependent methyltransferase, giving the protein MTTGTSTEGAGGRPGDAWRRALAEAAPPQHLVDAAPPRPQHLEPEMFRWRPGDEDGVPIRPSRRRVLEALPEGGTVLDVGVGGGRSSLPLGGRASRIVGVDRSEEMLASFEASARHAGIDARGVLGTWPAVAAEVEPADVVVCHNAVYGEEEIEPFFEALTTHARRRVVVEVSTVPPPWGLARVWKAVHGTERPTPPVADLLEGVLAAMGLVAGREDVVVPGQAREVTPERVAFARRRLYVGEERDEEIAELLRTLPPVDVTVAALWWPGAA; this is encoded by the coding sequence GTGACGACCGGAACCTCTACCGAAGGAGCGGGCGGCCGGCCGGGCGACGCCTGGCGCCGGGCCCTCGCCGAGGCCGCCCCGCCGCAGCACCTCGTCGACGCCGCGCCGCCCCGCCCGCAGCACCTCGAGCCGGAGATGTTCCGGTGGCGACCGGGCGACGAGGACGGCGTGCCCATCCGCCCGTCGCGCCGCCGGGTGCTGGAGGCGCTGCCCGAGGGCGGCACCGTGCTGGACGTGGGCGTCGGTGGAGGGCGGTCGAGCCTCCCGCTGGGCGGCCGTGCGAGCCGCATCGTCGGCGTCGACCGGAGCGAGGAGATGCTGGCCTCGTTCGAAGCGAGCGCCCGCCACGCCGGGATCGACGCACGCGGCGTGCTCGGCACGTGGCCCGCCGTCGCCGCCGAGGTCGAGCCGGCCGACGTGGTCGTGTGCCACAACGCCGTCTACGGCGAGGAGGAGATCGAGCCGTTCTTCGAGGCGCTCACCACCCACGCCCGCCGCCGGGTCGTGGTCGAGGTGTCGACGGTGCCTCCACCGTGGGGCCTGGCGCGGGTGTGGAAGGCCGTCCACGGCACGGAACGCCCCACGCCGCCGGTCGCCGACCTCCTGGAGGGGGTCCTGGCGGCCATGGGCCTGGTCGCCGGGCGGGAGGACGTCGTGGTGCCCGGCCAGGCCAGGGAGGTGACGCCCGAGCGGGTCGCCTTCGCCCGGCGCCGGCTCTACGTCGGCGAGGAGCGCGACGAGGAGATCGCCGAGCTGCTGCGGACGCTGCCCCCGGTGGACGTGACGGTCGCCGCCCTGTGGTGGCCGGGAGCCGCCTGA
- a CDS encoding HNH endonuclease signature motif containing protein translates to MIDGLEAVLEAVLEEVGAAEPQALARDRECFHPTCDEPAGRCQVDHLEPWSAGGRTVAANGRPACGFHNRARHRGPPPGA, encoded by the coding sequence GTGATCGACGGGCTGGAGGCGGTGCTGGAGGCGGTGCTGGAGGAGGTGGGGGCGGCCGAGCCGCAGGCGCTGGCACGGGACCGGGAGTGCTTCCACCCCACCTGCGACGAGCCGGCCGGGCGCTGCCAGGTCGACCACCTGGAGCCCTGGTCGGCCGGCGGGCGCACGGTGGCCGCCAACGGCAGACCGGCCTGCGGGTTCCACAACCGGGCCCGCCACCGGGGACCACCGCCGGGGGCGTAG
- a CDS encoding DUF3097 family protein → MAEGDERRLMVPTDHGRASSRTSPDHPRPPEAAAVPSLAVKTWDPWAGLLAGPLDGPAKPKVAYPEVAAVAGLRAAHRASGFSGVIARLERDGVVLRGVTGMERVFPYTAGAFDVDGRAVTLVAPRPDRAAGPATTASGSFTVQRRSARVARAGRILVEGVHDAELVERVWGDDLRVEGVVVERLDGVDVLRDVVARFRPGPGRRLGVLVDHLVAGSKEARLAAGVEGPDVLVTGTPFVDVWEAVRPAAVGLSAWPAVPRGEDWKAGVCRRLGVGDPPLMWRRILSSVRSYADLEPALVGAVERLIDFVTEPAEQPR, encoded by the coding sequence GTGGCCGAGGGAGACGAGCGCCGGCTCATGGTGCCCACCGACCACGGGCGGGCCTCGAGCCGCACGTCCCCCGACCATCCCCGCCCGCCCGAGGCGGCGGCGGTACCGTCGCTCGCCGTGAAGACGTGGGACCCGTGGGCCGGGCTGCTGGCCGGCCCACTCGACGGCCCGGCGAAGCCGAAGGTCGCCTACCCCGAGGTGGCGGCCGTGGCCGGGCTGCGGGCCGCCCACCGGGCGAGCGGCTTCTCCGGGGTGATCGCCCGGCTCGAGCGCGACGGGGTGGTGCTGAGGGGTGTCACCGGCATGGAGCGCGTCTTCCCGTACACGGCGGGCGCCTTCGACGTCGACGGCCGAGCCGTCACGCTCGTGGCGCCCCGGCCCGACCGGGCAGCCGGACCGGCGACCACCGCCTCGGGGTCGTTCACCGTGCAGCGCCGCTCCGCCCGGGTCGCCCGCGCCGGGCGGATCCTGGTCGAGGGCGTGCACGACGCCGAGCTGGTGGAGCGGGTGTGGGGCGACGACCTGCGGGTCGAGGGCGTGGTGGTCGAGCGCCTGGACGGCGTCGACGTCCTCCGCGACGTGGTCGCCCGGTTCCGCCCGGGGCCGGGACGGCGGCTCGGCGTGCTGGTGGACCACCTGGTGGCCGGCTCCAAGGAGGCCCGGCTGGCGGCCGGCGTCGAGGGGCCCGACGTCCTCGTGACCGGCACTCCGTTCGTGGACGTGTGGGAGGCGGTGCGCCCCGCCGCCGTCGGCCTGTCCGCCTGGCCGGCGGTGCCGCGGGGAGAGGACTGGAAGGCCGGGGTGTGCCGGCGGCTCGGCGTCGGCGACCCGCCGCTGATGTGGAGGCGGATCCTGTCGTCGGTACGGTCCTACGCCGACCTCGAGCCGGCGCTGGTCGGCGCCGTCGAGCGGCTCATCGACTTCGTCACCGAGCCCGCCGAGCAGCCCCGGTAG
- a CDS encoding glycerophosphodiester phosphodiesterase: MDNPWLERRVLNYAHQGGAREGPSSTLHAMHHAVAGGAHAIELDVHATADRQLVVCHDATVDRTTEGTGRIADMTLAQVQALDNAYWWVPGTVVDHEAEPSEFLLRGRAPGDAALRIPTLREVLEEFPGTILNLDIKQTAPEVEPYEEDVARLLREYGRADDVIVASFSDAAVSAFSAAAPEIATAAASNATAAFYFAAVNGEEPPPCRAVALQVPASLGGVTVVDERFVAAAHRAGLAVHVWTVDERDEMEALLAAGVDGIMTDRPSLLGVVLAATGAPEPP, translated from the coding sequence GTGGACAATCCGTGGCTGGAGCGCCGGGTCCTGAACTACGCCCACCAGGGGGGCGCCCGGGAGGGCCCGTCGAGCACCCTCCACGCCATGCACCACGCCGTCGCCGGGGGCGCCCACGCCATCGAGCTGGACGTGCACGCCACCGCCGACCGCCAGCTGGTCGTGTGCCACGACGCCACCGTCGACCGCACCACCGAGGGAACGGGCCGGATCGCCGACATGACGCTCGCCCAGGTGCAGGCGCTCGACAACGCCTACTGGTGGGTGCCGGGCACCGTGGTGGACCACGAGGCGGAGCCGTCCGAGTTCCTGCTCAGAGGACGGGCGCCGGGCGACGCCGCCCTGCGCATCCCCACCTTGCGCGAGGTGCTCGAGGAGTTCCCCGGCACGATCCTCAACCTCGACATCAAGCAGACGGCGCCCGAGGTGGAGCCCTACGAGGAGGACGTGGCGCGGCTGCTGCGCGAGTACGGGCGCGCGGACGACGTCATCGTCGCCTCGTTCTCCGACGCCGCCGTGTCGGCCTTCTCTGCCGCCGCGCCGGAGATCGCCACCGCCGCCGCCTCCAACGCCACCGCCGCCTTCTACTTCGCGGCCGTGAACGGCGAGGAGCCCCCGCCCTGCCGGGCGGTGGCCCTCCAGGTGCCGGCGAGCCTCGGTGGCGTCACCGTGGTCGACGAGCGCTTCGTCGCCGCTGCCCACCGGGCCGGCCTCGCCGTCCACGTGTGGACCGTCGACGAGCGCGACGAGATGGAGGCGTTGCTGGCGGCGGGGGTCGACGGGATCATGACCGACCGCCCCAGCCTGCTCGGTGTGGTGCTCGCCGCCACGGGGGCACCCGAGCCGCCGTAA
- the ychF gene encoding redox-regulated ATPase YchF, with product MERLGIVGLPNAGKSALFNALTGGSAAVAPHPFSTTETNVGVAQVADARLDALSAMSRSRKTVRATVELVDVAGLTAGSSTGEGMGNRFLAGIRETDAICLVLRAFEDDTVPGGSDPVDDLEVLELELVLADAATVENLVGRRRKAAKNDPVARTEVAALEAAGEVLEAGTPLYRASLPADVMTALKPSFLLTAKPVLAVVNVGEDDVADLDAAVKPVADALGGSADVLGVCVQLEAEAARLDAAERAELLEGLGLGEGALARVTRAAYHLLGRRTFLTTGDKESRAWTFRAGARAPECAGVIHSDLQRGFIRAEVIRWDELLSLGSWHAAKEAGRLRVEGKDYEVLDGDVLEIRFNV from the coding sequence ATGGAGCGACTCGGGATCGTCGGCCTGCCCAATGCCGGCAAGTCGGCGCTCTTCAACGCGCTCACCGGCGGCAGCGCGGCGGTGGCGCCCCACCCCTTCTCGACCACGGAGACGAACGTGGGTGTCGCCCAGGTGGCGGACGCCCGCCTCGACGCGCTGTCGGCCATGTCCAGGAGCAGGAAGACGGTGCGGGCCACCGTGGAGCTGGTGGACGTGGCGGGGCTGACCGCCGGGTCGTCCACCGGCGAGGGGATGGGCAACCGGTTCCTGGCCGGCATCCGGGAGACCGACGCCATCTGCCTGGTGCTGCGGGCGTTCGAGGACGACACCGTGCCCGGCGGCTCGGACCCGGTGGACGACCTCGAGGTCCTCGAGCTGGAGCTGGTCCTGGCCGACGCCGCCACGGTCGAGAACCTGGTCGGGCGCCGGCGCAAGGCCGCCAAGAACGACCCGGTGGCGCGCACCGAGGTGGCCGCTCTGGAGGCGGCGGGCGAGGTGCTCGAGGCCGGCACGCCGCTCTACCGGGCGTCGCTGCCCGCCGACGTGATGACCGCCCTCAAGCCGTCGTTCCTCCTCACGGCCAAGCCGGTGCTGGCGGTGGTGAACGTGGGCGAGGACGACGTCGCCGACCTGGACGCGGCGGTCAAGCCGGTGGCCGACGCGCTCGGCGGCAGTGCCGACGTGCTCGGCGTGTGCGTCCAGCTGGAAGCGGAGGCGGCCCGCCTGGACGCCGCCGAGCGGGCCGAGCTGCTCGAAGGCCTCGGCCTGGGGGAGGGCGCTCTCGCCCGGGTGACCCGCGCCGCCTACCACCTGCTCGGCCGGCGCACGTTCCTCACCACCGGCGACAAGGAGTCGCGGGCGTGGACGTTCCGGGCCGGCGCCCGCGCCCCGGAGTGCGCGGGCGTCATCCACTCCGACCTCCAGCGGGGTTTCATCCGGGCCGAGGTGATCCGCTGGGACGAGCTGCTCTCGCTGGGTTCGTGGCACGCCGCCAAGGAGGCGGGCCGGCTGCGGGTGGAGGGCAAGGACTACGAGGTGCTCGACGGCGACGTCCTCGAGATCCGCTTCAACGTGTGA
- a CDS encoding DUF192 domain-containing protein: protein MAWLLRDGEVLAAIEVADGFAGRSRGLLGRDGIEGAMLIRPARSVHTVGMRFAIDVAFCDKDLTVVDTITMGRFRVSRPRLRARCVVEAEAGAFERWGLKPGDRLEIKGDG from the coding sequence ATGGCGTGGCTCCTGCGTGACGGTGAGGTGCTGGCGGCCATCGAGGTGGCCGACGGGTTCGCCGGGCGCTCCCGCGGCCTCCTCGGGCGGGACGGCATCGAGGGGGCCATGCTCATCAGGCCGGCCCGGTCGGTGCACACCGTCGGCATGAGGTTCGCCATCGACGTCGCCTTCTGCGACAAGGACCTGACGGTGGTCGACACCATCACCATGGGCCGGTTCCGGGTGAGCCGGCCCCGCCTGCGCGCCCGGTGCGTGGTGGAGGCCGAGGCCGGTGCCTTCGAGCGATGGGGGCTGAAGCCCGGCGACCGCCTGGAGATCAAGGGTGACGGGTGA
- the rsmI gene encoding 16S rRNA (cytidine(1402)-2'-O)-methyltransferase, whose protein sequence is MTGEAALVVVGTPLGNLGDLSPRAVEALAGADVIACEDTRRTRALLTAAGVTGRRLVAVHEHNEAQRAEEITALVRDGSRVALVTDAGMPSISDPGQRVVAAVAAEGLPVDVVPGPSAVVAALVASGLPCERFVFEGFLPRTGSPRRRRLAALAGEPRTVVLYEAPHRVRETVADLAAACGDGRPVALARELTKLHEEVWRGTLGEAVADLSDRAPRGEYVVVVGGAPPPADASDEEIAEALVDRMAAGDDRRAAVAAVASDLAVAKRRVYELARRLPGH, encoded by the coding sequence GTGACGGGTGAGGCCGCGCTGGTCGTGGTCGGCACGCCGCTGGGCAACCTGGGGGACCTGAGCCCGAGGGCGGTGGAGGCGCTGGCCGGCGCCGACGTCATCGCCTGCGAGGACACCCGCCGGACCCGCGCCCTGCTCACGGCGGCCGGCGTCACCGGCCGGCGCCTCGTCGCCGTGCACGAGCACAACGAGGCCCAGCGGGCGGAGGAGATCACGGCCCTGGTGCGCGACGGGTCCCGGGTGGCGCTGGTCACCGACGCCGGCATGCCCTCCATCTCGGACCCCGGCCAGCGGGTGGTGGCGGCGGTGGCTGCCGAGGGGCTGCCGGTGGACGTCGTGCCGGGCCCGTCGGCGGTGGTCGCCGCGCTGGTGGCGAGCGGGCTGCCCTGCGAGCGGTTCGTGTTCGAGGGGTTCCTGCCCCGCACGGGCTCACCCCGGCGTCGGCGGCTGGCGGCGCTGGCGGGCGAGCCGCGCACGGTGGTGCTGTACGAGGCGCCGCACCGCGTGCGCGAGACGGTGGCCGACCTGGCGGCCGCGTGCGGCGACGGCCGGCCGGTGGCGCTGGCGCGCGAGCTCACCAAGCTGCACGAGGAGGTGTGGCGGGGCACCCTCGGCGAGGCCGTCGCCGACCTTTCCGACCGGGCGCCGCGAGGTGAGTACGTGGTGGTGGTGGGCGGCGCCCCGCCGCCCGCCGACGCGTCCGACGAGGAGATCGCGGAGGCGCTGGTGGACCGGATGGCGGCGGGCGACGACCGGCGGGCGGCGGTGGCCGCCGTGGCGTCAGACCTGGCCGTCGCCAAGCGGCGCGTCTACGAGCTGGCGCGCCGGCTGCCCGGCCACTAG
- a CDS encoding AbrB/MazE/SpoVT family DNA-binding domain-containing protein — protein MARKVDDLGRIVLPVEMRRMFGIRPGDELEIAVDGASILLRKIEARCVFCGDAGGLRPYRDKQVCGSCWHDLVAGQPARQLVDAPLGDGQV, from the coding sequence ATGGCACGCAAGGTGGACGACCTCGGGCGGATCGTCCTGCCGGTCGAGATGCGGCGCATGTTCGGGATCCGCCCGGGCGACGAGCTCGAGATCGCGGTGGACGGCGCGTCGATCCTCCTGCGCAAGATCGAGGCCCGCTGCGTGTTCTGCGGCGACGCCGGCGGGCTGCGGCCGTACCGCGACAAGCAGGTGTGCGGGTCGTGCTGGCACGACCTAGTGGCCGGGCAGCCGGCGCGCCAGCTCGTAGACGCGCCGCTTGGCGACGGCCAGGTCTGA